One window of the Halarcobacter mediterraneus genome contains the following:
- a CDS encoding citrate synthase, with amino-acid sequence MAKNTFTLTDNRNGKSYEYDVLSGTRGPDVLDIRTFYKDSGMFTYDPGYTSTASCESKITFIDGENSELRYRGYDIRDLAGKKSYLDVCHLLMMGRLPSEEESKDFDLEIRHRSFLNEGIIRLFDALPDGAHPMATMGAATMALSAFYKDHLHLEDEEQFKTMRRRILAKMPTIAAMAYRNSIGTPLIYPNVNKYFTENFLYMLRAYPGGTMKYLGDGKNEEIRQVEVDALDAILTLHADHEQNASTTTVRNVGSTEAHPYVAIASGISALWGSAHGGANEKVMDQLRLIGDVKNVPTYIAKAKDRNDPFRLMGFGHRVYKNRDPRAETLKKLQDKLRKELNLDSRLLDVAAAVEEAALSDDYFKDRGLYPNIDFYSGVILTALKIPVEMFTPIFVIGRIPGWISQWSELKQDPTAKIARPRQLYTGK; translated from the coding sequence ATGGCAAAAAATACTTTTACACTAACAGATAACAGAAATGGTAAATCTTATGAATATGATGTTTTAAGTGGGACAAGAGGTCCTGATGTATTAGATATTAGAACATTCTATAAAGATTCAGGAATGTTTACTTATGATCCAGGATATACTTCAACAGCATCTTGTGAATCTAAAATTACATTTATTGATGGGGAGAACTCTGAACTAAGATATAGAGGATATGATATTAGAGATTTAGCTGGTAAAAAATCTTATTTAGATGTTTGTCACCTTTTAATGATGGGAAGACTACCTAGCGAAGAAGAGTCAAAAGATTTTGACCTAGAGATTAGACATAGATCTTTCCTAAATGAAGGAATAATTAGACTATTTGATGCCTTACCTGATGGTGCTCACCCAATGGCAACTATGGGTGCTGCAACAATGGCATTATCTGCATTTTATAAAGATCACCTACATTTAGAAGATGAAGAACAATTTAAAACAATGAGAAGAAGAATTCTTGCAAAAATGCCTACTATTGCAGCTATGGCTTATAGAAACTCAATTGGTACTCCATTAATTTATCCTAATGTAAATAAATACTTTACTGAAAACTTCTTATATATGTTAAGAGCTTATCCAGGTGGAACAATGAAATACTTAGGTGATGGTAAAAATGAAGAAATAAGACAAGTTGAAGTTGATGCATTAGATGCAATCTTAACTTTACATGCAGATCATGAACAAAATGCATCTACTACAACAGTTAGAAACGTTGGTTCGACTGAAGCTCACCCTTATGTTGCAATTGCTTCTGGTATTTCTGCACTATGGGGTTCTGCTCATGGTGGTGCTAATGAAAAAGTAATGGATCAATTAAGATTAATTGGTGATGTTAAAAATGTACCAACTTATATTGCAAAAGCAAAAGATAGAAATGATCCATTCAGATTAATGGGATTTGGGCATAGAGTATATAAAAACAGAGACCCTAGAGCAGAAACTCTTAAAAAACTACAAGATAAATTAAGAAAAGAATTAAATTTAGATTCAAGATTATTAGATGTTGCAGCAGCAGTTGAAGAAGCAGCATTAAGTGATGACTATTTTAAAGATAGAGGATTATATCCAAACATTGATTTCTATTCAGGTGTTATTTTAACAGCACTTAAAATTCCTGTAGAAATGTTTACACCAATTTTTGTTATTGGAAGAATTCCAGGATGGATTTCACAATGGTCTGAGTTAAAACAAGATCCTACAGCTAAAATTGCAAGACCAAGACAATTGTATACAGGTAAATAA